The following are encoded together in the Citrus sinensis cultivar Valencia sweet orange chromosome 1, DVS_A1.0, whole genome shotgun sequence genome:
- the LOC102620001 gene encoding uncharacterized protein LOC102620001, whose protein sequence is MSQLHSNSSFTACFFPTTTTKNSDHHPSDPPTPPPPPAPISGKPNLSTCLYNTHLGLFSLTWSMTLFGHSLHLDHHPFDYGNSSPISFCSNSSFSHAAFSFHLHIKPLIFWKKRGSKKLSVITTNKASKNIQLFWDLSKAKFGSGPEPQSGFYIAVVVDGEMSLLVGDCIKEAYAKTKAQKPERSQAPQALVLRREHVFGNKVYTTKAKFGGKTRDVSIDCSTSNDARLCFSVDNVRVLQIKRLKWKFRGNERIDVDGVPVQISWDVYNWLFDDFKSNKNDGNGHAVFMFRFEDTVDNEEEQEPMWQLQQSSCSNFGMSGIEWRKMRKSLMRTARSSSSSSISMSSSSSGCSSSVMEWASMEESELSPGPNGFSLLVYIWKK, encoded by the coding sequence ATGTCCCAACTCCATAGCAACTCTTCCTTCACAGCTTGCTTCTtccccaccaccaccaccaaaaaCTCCGACCACCATCCATCTGACCCACCGACTCCGCCGCCGCCTCCTGCACCCATCTCCGGCAAGCCAAATCTTAGCACTTGTCTCTACAACACCCATCTAGGCCTATTCTCCCTCACTTGGTCAATGACCCTTTTTGGCCACTCTCTTCACCTTGACCATCACCCTTTTGATTACGGCAACTCATCTCCCATTTCATTCTGCAGCAACTCATCGTTTTCTCATGCTGCTTTCTCGTTTCATTTACACATTAAGCCCTTGATCTTTTGGAAAAAACGTGGATCCAAAAAGCTTAGTGTCATCACCACAAACAAAGCATCAAAAAACATACAACTCTTTTGGGATCTATCCAAGGCAAAGTTCGGATCAGGACCCGAACCCCAATCCGGGTTTTACATAGCCGTTGTTGTAGATGGTGAAATGAGCCTTCTTGTAGGAGATTGTATCAAAGAAGCCtatgcaaaaacaaaagcTCAAAAGCCAGAGAGAAGCCAAGCACCGCAGGCACTTGTGTTAAGAAGAGAGCACGTCTTTGGCAACAAAGTTTAcacaacaaaagcaaaatttgGAGGCAAAACAAGAGATGTTTCAATAGATTGTAGCACAAGCAACGATGCTAGGCTTTGCTTTAGTGTTGATAACGTTAGGGTTTTGCAAATAAAGAGATTGAAATGGAAGTTTAGAGGCAATGAGAGGATTGATGTAGATGGGGTGCCGGTTCAAATCTCATGGGACGTGTACAACTGGTTGTTTGATGATTtcaaaagcaacaaaaatgaCGGCAATGGCCATGCCGTGTTCATGTTCAGGTTTGAAGACACCGTAGACaatgaagaagaacaagaaccCATGTGGCAATTGCAACAAAGTTCTTGTAGCAACTTTGGCATGAGTGGGATTGAGTGGAGGAAGATGAGAAAGAGCCTGATGAGAACAGCTAGAAgttcgtcgtcgtcgtcgatTTCCAtgtcatcatcttcatcaggCTGCAGTTCTTCAGTAATGGAGTGGGCTAGCATGGAGGAAAGTGAATTGAGCCCCGGCCCCAATGGCTTCTCTTTGCTTGTTTATATCTGGAAGAAATAA